A section of the Marispirochaeta aestuarii genome encodes:
- the guaB gene encoding IMP dehydrogenase produces the protein MEFRESLSYDDVLLIPAYADFLPGEASVRTRLCRDIYLKAPIISAAMDTVTEMEMAIAMALNGGAGVIHRNLSPEDQAAHVGSVKRYLNWVIDNPITVDPDDSIAEVKRKTISNRVSGLPVVDKEGYLKGIITSRDLRFCRDDSRRVKEIMTVDPVVEIGDPTHESAQEKFDTHKIEKLPVVDKKGKLTGLVTVKDIEKHQDYPNAAVDSRGRLIVGAAVSPNDWRVRMPLLQAANVDFVVLDTAHGDSKSVIDAVRDIKANFSPAVIGGNVATPEGTRRLIDAGADAVKVGVGPGSICTTRIVAGIGVPQFTAVLECAREAEKSGIPVVADGGIKFSGDITKAICAGAGTVMIGNLFAGLKEAPGREIIYDGRMFKEYRGMGSLSSIQQGSGDRYQMKEGEAPVPEGIEGKVPYKGELKNFFHQLVTGLKKGMGYCGCRTIDQLRLYRNFVKISSAGLQESHAHDVSITQEAPNYSRN, from the coding sequence ATGGAGTTTCGTGAATCCCTGAGTTATGACGATGTTCTTCTTATCCCTGCCTACGCGGATTTTCTGCCCGGTGAAGCATCGGTTAGAACCCGTCTGTGCCGGGACATTTATTTAAAAGCCCCCATAATCTCCGCCGCAATGGACACGGTAACGGAAATGGAGATGGCCATAGCCATGGCCCTGAACGGGGGGGCCGGTGTTATCCACCGTAATCTGAGCCCTGAGGATCAGGCTGCCCACGTGGGAAGCGTCAAGCGTTACCTGAACTGGGTTATCGACAATCCCATTACCGTTGATCCCGATGATTCAATTGCCGAGGTTAAGCGAAAAACCATCAGCAATCGGGTATCCGGACTTCCTGTTGTCGACAAGGAGGGATATCTGAAGGGGATTATCACCAGCCGGGATCTGCGTTTCTGCCGGGACGACAGCCGCAGGGTAAAGGAGATCATGACCGTTGATCCCGTGGTTGAAATCGGGGATCCCACCCACGAAAGCGCCCAGGAGAAGTTCGATACCCACAAGATCGAAAAACTCCCGGTGGTGGATAAAAAAGGAAAACTTACTGGACTTGTAACGGTAAAGGACATAGAAAAGCATCAGGATTACCCCAATGCCGCGGTAGACTCCCGGGGCAGACTGATTGTCGGGGCCGCCGTATCTCCCAACGACTGGCGGGTACGGATGCCTCTGCTGCAGGCTGCCAATGTGGATTTTGTCGTCCTTGATACCGCCCATGGAGACAGCAAGAGTGTTATCGACGCGGTACGGGACATCAAAGCGAACTTCAGTCCGGCAGTTATCGGCGGAAACGTGGCTACCCCGGAAGGAACCCGGCGTCTTATAGATGCAGGGGCCGACGCGGTCAAAGTCGGTGTCGGTCCGGGTTCAATCTGTACTACCCGGATTGTCGCCGGCATAGGAGTTCCCCAGTTTACCGCTGTTCTCGAATGCGCCCGGGAAGCGGAGAAATCCGGTATACCCGTGGTGGCCGACGGGGGTATCAAGTTTTCCGGTGATATAACCAAAGCGATCTGTGCAGGAGCCGGTACCGTGATGATCGGGAACCTATTCGCCGGATTGAAGGAGGCCCCGGGTCGGGAGATTATCTACGACGGGCGTATGTTCAAGGAGTACCGCGGAATGGGGAGTCTCTCTTCGATTCAGCAGGGTTCCGGAGACAGATATCAGATGAAGGAAGGAGAGGCTCCGGTTCCCGAAGGAATCGAGGGAAAGGTCCCCTACAAGGGAGAACTGAAAAACTTTTTTCACCAGCTGGTGACCGGCCTTAAAAAGGGAATGGGCTACTGCGGCTGCAGGACCATCGATCAATTGCGTTTATACAGGAATTTTGTTAAGATCTCCAGCGCCGGGCTTCAGGAGAGTCATGCTCATGATGTTTCCATTACGCAGGAAGCCCCCAACTATTCACGTAATTAG
- a CDS encoding tetratricopeptide repeat protein, translating into MQKYEELLRKAVEAGKRRDYSESIRLLTRIVTEFEGLPDAYLYLGRSYHALKDYNKAVIFLSYYRRKKPRSSAGDFFLGRAYLAAGASSRAIPLLKRASRHSSNIKPLILLGMAYLRARRFEEAVHYLGQAVEKAPDNRRLYVGYLNALLIYGLRRFNAEDLETAGQVLEFLEGLDLNSVTVYLYLAKILREQGEHARAVEYYRKAAELEQNDELIRLQLADSLFSCGRVDEARDILREIRHILPEGEGFSLGQENVEPLLAVKNFQNQDFRKAVFHGCRSLKIRRDADMHLLVGEAYRNTGNLDLAENHFNQVLKGNPGSGEARMGLAMIAWQRGNWTQVISRLEGLVGNSQYGDLAGYYITLSRCRLDYPAGELLDEVREEVRRSGPDPYILCALADQYIRAGHTDLAVKWYRKALILNENHTPAMEGLITCFQNSGDTGELIALYREILDREPDNRELRVQLIDLLYTDQHYAQAAQEAEFLLGTGNLDVRLQRLLAICYRKTRRYRDAAIIYRELLREEPENEVFLRSLLFSLDKCRRRKQAIQLLEGALSYLKKPSSSLKLIHGVLLHKEGDTEAAMTAFRSAMELDPRDWRPYHNIGKIYKDRGLSSFADKFIKKAQELKEL; encoded by the coding sequence ATGCAAAAATATGAGGAGCTGCTTCGAAAAGCTGTTGAGGCTGGGAAACGGCGGGATTACAGTGAATCCATCCGCCTCCTTACAAGAATAGTGACCGAATTCGAGGGCCTTCCCGATGCCTATCTGTACCTCGGCAGGAGCTATCATGCCCTGAAGGATTACAACAAGGCGGTCATATTTCTCTCCTATTACCGCCGTAAGAAACCCCGATCCTCCGCCGGAGACTTCTTTCTTGGCCGGGCATATCTTGCAGCGGGGGCCAGCTCCCGGGCAATTCCCCTTCTCAAGCGGGCAAGCCGCCATTCCTCCAACATCAAACCCCTCATTCTTCTTGGTATGGCCTATCTCAGGGCCAGGAGGTTTGAAGAAGCGGTACACTACCTGGGCCAGGCTGTTGAAAAAGCCCCTGACAACCGTAGACTCTACGTGGGATACCTGAACGCGCTTCTGATTTACGGCTTGCGCCGATTCAATGCCGAAGACCTGGAGACCGCCGGGCAGGTCCTTGAGTTCCTGGAAGGTCTGGACCTGAATTCGGTAACCGTTTACCTCTATCTTGCCAAAATTCTTCGTGAACAGGGAGAGCATGCCAGAGCTGTGGAATACTACCGAAAAGCGGCCGAACTTGAGCAGAACGACGAACTTATCAGGCTGCAGCTGGCAGACTCTCTTTTCTCCTGCGGCAGGGTCGACGAGGCACGGGATATCCTGCGGGAAATCCGGCACATTCTCCCCGAGGGAGAAGGCTTCAGCCTGGGACAGGAGAACGTGGAGCCCCTGCTGGCGGTAAAGAACTTTCAGAACCAGGATTTCCGCAAAGCCGTTTTTCACGGCTGCCGATCTCTGAAGATTCGCCGGGATGCTGACATGCATCTCCTTGTCGGGGAGGCCTACCGTAACACAGGAAATCTTGATCTGGCGGAAAACCATTTCAATCAGGTCCTCAAGGGCAACCCCGGCTCAGGCGAAGCCCGCATGGGCCTTGCCATGATAGCCTGGCAGCGAGGTAACTGGACCCAGGTAATCAGCCGTCTTGAGGGACTTGTCGGAAACAGCCAGTACGGCGATCTCGCCGGATACTACATTACCTTGAGCCGCTGCCGTCTTGACTATCCAGCCGGGGAACTTCTGGATGAGGTCAGAGAAGAGGTGCGGAGGAGCGGCCCTGATCCGTACATTCTCTGCGCGCTGGCTGACCAGTATATACGGGCAGGACATACAGACCTGGCGGTAAAATGGTACCGGAAGGCTTTGATCCTCAACGAAAACCACACCCCCGCCATGGAGGGTCTGATTACATGTTTCCAGAATTCCGGCGACACCGGGGAACTGATTGCCCTGTACAGGGAAATCCTCGACCGGGAACCCGACAATCGTGAGCTGCGGGTACAGCTCATTGACCTGCTATACACTGATCAGCACTATGCACAGGCTGCCCAGGAGGCGGAATTCCTTCTTGGAACCGGCAATCTTGATGTCCGTCTGCAGCGGCTTCTTGCCATCTGCTATAGAAAGACCAGACGTTATCGGGACGCGGCAATCATTTATCGGGAGCTTCTGAGGGAAGAGCCGGAAAATGAGGTATTCCTCCGGTCCCTGCTCTTTTCCCTTGACAAGTGCAGACGACGCAAGCAGGCGATCCAGCTGCTTGAAGGCGCCCTGTCATACCTGAAAAAGCCCAGTTCCTCCCTGAAACTGATTCATGGTGTGCTTCTTCACAAGGAAGGTGATACGGAAGCCGCCATGACGGCCTTCAGATCAGCAATGGAACTCGATCCCCGGGATTGGCGGCCTTACCATAATATCGGTAAAATATATAAAGACCGGGGATTGAGCTCTTTTGCGGATAAATTCATCAAAAAAGCGCAGGAGCTGAAAGAATTATAA
- the purA gene encoding adenylosuccinate synthase, which translates to MNLVVIGAQWGDEGKGKLVDYMAGNAQVVVRFSGGANAGHTIVIGDTTYKLHLIPSGVISKDKIAVLGSGMVIDPEALFSELEMIESQGVDWEGRVLISDRAHLVLPRYKTMDLEMEKDRRLPIGTTGRGIGVAYAEKAQREGVRAGDLWDSRVWNSLLPGDREFLEPFRKRLEGMVINLAAFMAKHKKSNILFEGAQGILLDLDTGTYPFVSSGYSNAAGAALGGGIGPRNLDKILGVFKAYSTRVGNGPFPSEFAPEEHGGLIDLVRETGREYGVTTGRPRRCGYLDLVALKYACRTNSIDALVLTHLDVYDTLKTVTLCTAYEIDGKKVTDFPSRIEDLEKAVPVTKDFPGWQQNLGDIKEYQDLPWEAREYIRFIEEYTETPVTIVSVGYERTQTILREDPWIRS; encoded by the coding sequence ATGAATCTGGTTGTAATTGGTGCTCAATGGGGTGACGAAGGAAAGGGAAAACTCGTCGATTACATGGCAGGGAATGCCCAGGTAGTGGTCCGCTTTTCCGGCGGCGCCAACGCGGGACACACCATAGTAATCGGGGATACCACGTACAAACTGCATCTGATTCCTTCCGGTGTTATCAGCAAAGACAAGATTGCCGTCCTGGGATCGGGCATGGTAATAGATCCCGAGGCTCTTTTCAGTGAACTGGAGATGATCGAATCCCAGGGAGTCGACTGGGAAGGCAGGGTCCTTATCTCCGATCGGGCCCATCTTGTTCTTCCACGATACAAGACAATGGATCTGGAGATGGAAAAGGACCGGCGCCTGCCCATCGGAACAACCGGACGGGGTATCGGCGTGGCCTACGCCGAGAAGGCCCAGAGGGAAGGGGTCCGGGCGGGGGATTTGTGGGATTCCCGGGTATGGAACAGCCTGCTTCCCGGCGACCGGGAATTTCTGGAGCCCTTCAGAAAACGCCTCGAGGGAATGGTTATCAACCTGGCCGCCTTCATGGCAAAACACAAAAAATCCAATATCCTCTTTGAAGGGGCTCAGGGCATCCTCCTGGATCTGGATACCGGGACTTATCCTTTTGTCTCTTCAGGGTACTCCAATGCCGCCGGTGCCGCCCTTGGGGGGGGGATCGGACCCCGAAATCTGGATAAAATCCTCGGAGTTTTCAAGGCCTATTCCACCCGGGTGGGGAATGGTCCCTTTCCCAGCGAGTTTGCCCCGGAAGAGCATGGCGGCCTTATCGATCTTGTCCGTGAAACCGGGCGGGAATACGGCGTCACCACCGGCCGTCCCCGGCGCTGCGGTTACCTTGATCTGGTTGCTCTGAAATACGCATGCCGTACAAACTCCATCGATGCCCTGGTTCTGACCCATCTGGATGTTTATGACACCCTGAAGACGGTTACCCTCTGCACCGCCTACGAAATCGACGGGAAAAAGGTAACTGATTTTCCAAGCCGAATCGAGGACCTGGAGAAGGCGGTACCTGTTACCAAAGACTTTCCAGGCTGGCAGCAGAATCTGGGAGATATCAAGGAGTACCAGGACCTTCCCTGGGAGGCCCGGGAGTATATCCGCTTCATTGAAGAGTATACCGAAACCCCGGTAACCATCGTCTCCGTGGGTTA
- a CDS encoding putative PEP-binding protein, with amino-acid sequence MAANKNIHYFSRNIRPKNEQVMEKSGLRGKQALEFASLDLPILPGFIIDAEIAAHLEDFDFKKEAGIHLKKFEDVVKKRFDDPDNPLLLKIVISPNLAIVHYPTLHNFGLTDDTIPGFCGFVGETFGYHEVLFMLHGFLEIELKIAELEKKEKQRQELNRAIGELKKILEGDAGAKELKAAFAKFRGLLPREFFTSAFSQMQTALQRISLMLKLDDLDDEDAAIMVQPMVYGNYGKDSSSGSFYTRDIVSGEDLLQGWYNQNEFDTIDIEGKDINEIGSGFLKDLKKIAKTVEDHFKEIRFIRFTIENKQVWLIEQRPVMTKSTQADLKTLLDLHNRRIVDQEYLIKGIKPAQLNEILHPVVDIKSIKDFEEISGGISGAPGAAVGRVYFTTEGLLEAYKTAQLEGMDTKFILCMPATFAEDVKAIEVATGVLSSEGGYSAHASVVARQYGKVSLVKPEMRITGKKAVIDKVTVKEGDYITMNVPHYGDPQIFIGKASLIEPSPEGSGLLEYIDIVKNFTKDFHVRVNADNPHDAELAVRFGAQGIGLCRTEHMFFDEKRINVFRELIISDNTSDREGALKKLKKMQVQDFSGIFRAMDGKEVTIRLLDAPLHEFLPHNDAEMGYFLEYIKGQKKYQDLSQKEIRYRCDSLREFNPMLGHRGCRIAVSYPEIYRMQIEAIFEAAYALRDEKIKVLPEIMIPLIMNADELKLIVYGKKIEGDTYEGLTSVAEAIRKEKGGKELPYKIGTMIELPAAALSAGEIARYAEFFSFGTNDLTQTSLGLSRDDFNSFMPDYTQFDILNGNPFQQLDKNVKELIQTAVRRGLMTRPGLSKGICGEHGAVPENISFCMEAGLDYVSCSVYSVPIAMLAVAQLELERQEAAAG; translated from the coding sequence ATGGCTGCCAACAAAAATATCCACTATTTTAGTCGAAATATACGACCGAAGAATGAGCAGGTAATGGAAAAATCCGGACTGCGGGGAAAGCAGGCCCTTGAGTTTGCATCCCTGGACCTTCCCATTCTGCCTGGTTTTATTATTGATGCCGAAATTGCCGCCCATCTGGAAGATTTCGATTTTAAAAAAGAGGCGGGTATCCATCTCAAGAAATTTGAGGATGTGGTAAAAAAGCGTTTTGATGATCCAGATAATCCTCTTCTTCTGAAGATTGTAATAAGTCCGAACCTGGCGATTGTTCATTATCCGACGCTGCATAATTTTGGTTTAACCGATGATACCATTCCGGGATTCTGCGGATTCGTGGGGGAGACCTTCGGATACCATGAAGTTCTTTTTATGCTGCATGGTTTTCTGGAGATCGAACTGAAAATCGCCGAACTGGAAAAAAAGGAAAAGCAGCGCCAGGAACTCAACAGGGCAATCGGGGAGTTGAAAAAGATTCTGGAAGGAGATGCCGGAGCAAAAGAGCTAAAAGCAGCATTTGCCAAATTCCGGGGACTGCTGCCCAGGGAGTTTTTTACTTCAGCCTTTTCCCAGATGCAGACGGCACTTCAGCGAATCAGTCTGATGCTGAAACTGGACGATCTCGATGATGAGGATGCAGCAATTATGGTGCAGCCCATGGTCTACGGTAATTATGGTAAGGACAGCTCCTCGGGCAGTTTCTATACCCGGGATATCGTCAGCGGTGAAGATCTGCTGCAGGGCTGGTACAATCAGAACGAGTTCGACACCATCGATATTGAAGGAAAGGACATTAACGAGATAGGCAGCGGCTTTCTCAAAGATCTGAAAAAGATCGCCAAAACTGTTGAGGATCATTTTAAAGAGATCCGCTTCATTCGCTTTACAATAGAAAACAAGCAGGTTTGGCTTATCGAGCAGCGCCCTGTGATGACAAAATCGACTCAGGCGGATCTGAAAACCCTGCTCGACCTGCACAATCGCAGGATTGTGGATCAGGAATATCTGATAAAGGGTATAAAACCCGCTCAGTTGAATGAGATCCTTCACCCTGTGGTGGATATCAAATCCATCAAGGATTTTGAAGAGATCAGCGGAGGAATCTCCGGTGCCCCCGGTGCGGCTGTGGGCAGGGTCTATTTTACAACCGAGGGACTACTGGAAGCCTATAAGACCGCTCAGCTGGAAGGCATGGATACAAAGTTTATTCTGTGCATGCCGGCGACCTTCGCCGAGGATGTCAAGGCCATCGAAGTCGCTACGGGTGTACTTTCCAGTGAGGGAGGGTATTCGGCCCACGCTTCGGTTGTTGCCCGGCAGTACGGAAAGGTCTCCCTGGTAAAGCCGGAAATGCGTATTACCGGAAAAAAGGCCGTGATCGATAAGGTAACGGTAAAAGAGGGGGACTATATAACCATGAATGTTCCCCATTACGGGGACCCCCAGATCTTTATTGGAAAGGCATCCCTCATCGAACCCTCTCCCGAGGGTTCGGGTCTGCTGGAGTATATCGATATAGTCAAGAACTTCACGAAGGACTTTCACGTCCGGGTCAATGCCGATAATCCCCATGACGCCGAACTGGCTGTCCGCTTCGGCGCCCAGGGAATCGGACTCTGCCGGACGGAACACATGTTCTTTGATGAGAAGCGCATTAACGTTTTCCGTGAGCTGATCATTTCGGATAATACATCCGACAGGGAAGGGGCCCTTAAGAAGCTTAAAAAGATGCAGGTTCAGGATTTTTCCGGCATCTTCCGTGCCATGGACGGTAAGGAGGTTACGATCCGTCTTCTGGATGCTCCTCTCCACGAGTTTCTGCCCCACAATGATGCCGAGATGGGATACTTTCTGGAATACATAAAGGGACAGAAGAAATATCAGGACCTGAGTCAGAAGGAGATCAGATACCGCTGCGATTCCCTGCGGGAATTTAATCCCATGCTGGGGCATCGGGGCTGTCGTATCGCCGTATCATATCCTGAGATTTACCGTATGCAGATCGAAGCTATCTTTGAGGCCGCCTATGCCCTGCGGGACGAAAAGATCAAGGTGCTGCCGGAGATCATGATCCCCCTCATAATGAATGCCGATGAACTGAAACTCATTGTGTACGGCAAAAAGATCGAGGGAGATACCTATGAAGGTCTGACATCCGTGGCAGAGGCCATACGGAAAGAGAAGGGCGGTAAAGAGCTGCCGTACAAGATCGGTACCATGATTGAGCTGCCTGCAGCGGCTCTGAGCGCCGGAGAGATTGCCCGTTATGCCGAGTTTTTCTCCTTTGGTACAAACGATCTCACCCAGACTTCCCTTGGTCTCTCCAGGGATGATTTCAACTCCTTTATGCCCGACTATACACAGTTCGACATACTGAACGGGAATCCTTTTCAGCAGCTGGACAAAAACGTAAAGGAACTGATTCAGACTGCAGTCCGACGGGGTCTCATGACCCGGCCCGGACTGAGCAAGGGTATCTGCGGCGAACACGGTGCGGTACCTGAGAATATCAGTTTCTGCATGGAGGCCGGACTGGATTATGTATCGTGTTCCGTTTATTCCGTACCCATTGCCATGCTTGCAGTAGCTCAGCTGGAACTGGAACGCCAGGAAGCCGCTGCGGGCTGA
- a CDS encoding lyase family protein gives MEERSIFHCLSPLDHRYYLANRNLFDQLTGYLSEEASIQYCIKVEIALLKSHVNLSMKGRPDLLSALDSVEASVSPSEVYEEEEKTQHNIRALVNVLKRKVPEETAPYVHLGATSVDILDTAQSMRMRDAVRNVIIPTLLKVEEELVRLCRDNAEVPQVGRTHGQHAVPITFGFAMAEYASRLGKSIIQINRLAGDLRGKIAGAVGSYNSTALLTSDPEGFEAEILESLGLKPSETATQMVEPEYLLRLLLEINVAFGILANLADDLRHLQRSEINEVRELFKSEQVGSSTMPQKRNPWNSEHVKSLWKAFAPRVMTFFMDQISEHQRDLSNSASMRFIADYLAGFAAAAARSLKVLKSLHVNAAQMMKNIHSSGDLVLAEAAYILLAAAGESEAHEIIKQLTLRCEKEGISLATAIKDNSAVSELVSRSLKAVGLPEAELFFARQEQYRGAAVKKAREIADRYEGIQDFLKEDK, from the coding sequence ATGGAAGAGAGAAGCATTTTTCACTGTCTGTCCCCCCTGGACCATCGTTATTATCTGGCAAATCGGAACCTGTTCGATCAGCTAACCGGCTATCTGAGCGAAGAGGCTTCAATTCAGTACTGTATCAAGGTAGAAATCGCCCTCCTTAAGAGCCATGTAAACCTGAGCATGAAAGGACGCCCGGATCTGCTGTCCGCCCTCGATTCTGTGGAGGCGTCTGTGAGTCCCTCAGAGGTCTACGAGGAAGAGGAGAAAACCCAGCATAATATCCGAGCCCTGGTAAATGTACTCAAGCGCAAGGTCCCTGAGGAAACCGCTCCCTATGTACACCTTGGCGCCACTTCGGTGGATATCCTGGATACTGCCCAGTCAATGCGCATGAGGGACGCTGTCAGGAATGTGATAATTCCAACCTTGCTCAAGGTTGAGGAGGAACTGGTCCGTCTCTGCCGGGACAATGCCGAAGTACCTCAGGTGGGCCGGACCCACGGGCAGCATGCCGTACCCATTACCTTCGGTTTTGCCATGGCTGAGTATGCTTCCCGGCTTGGAAAATCGATTATCCAGATCAACCGGCTTGCAGGAGATCTCCGGGGCAAAATCGCCGGGGCGGTGGGGTCCTATAATTCAACAGCCCTGCTGACCTCCGATCCCGAGGGCTTTGAGGCGGAAATCCTCGAATCCCTGGGTTTAAAACCCTCGGAAACCGCGACCCAGATGGTGGAGCCCGAGTATCTGCTCAGACTTCTCCTGGAGATTAATGTGGCCTTCGGAATTCTCGCGAATCTTGCCGACGATCTCCGGCACCTCCAGCGCTCCGAAATCAACGAGGTCCGGGAGCTGTTCAAGAGCGAGCAGGTCGGATCTTCCACCATGCCCCAGAAAAGGAATCCCTGGAACTCTGAACACGTAAAGAGTCTGTGGAAGGCCTTTGCTCCCCGGGTCATGACCTTTTTTATGGATCAGATATCTGAACATCAGCGGGATCTGAGCAATTCCGCCTCCATGCGTTTTATCGCGGATTACCTCGCCGGATTCGCCGCTGCCGCTGCCCGGAGCCTCAAGGTTCTCAAAAGCCTCCACGTCAATGCAGCCCAGATGATGAAGAATATCCACTCCTCCGGAGATCTGGTCCTCGCGGAAGCCGCCTATATTCTGCTCGCCGCGGCGGGGGAGTCTGAGGCCCACGAGATCATAAAACAGCTTACCCTGCGCTGCGAGAAGGAAGGAATCAGCCTGGCCACCGCCATTAAGGATAACAGCGCAGTCAGCGAACTGGTCTCCCGGTCCCTTAAGGCAGTCGGACTGCCCGAGGCGGAGCTGTTTTTTGCCCGCCAGGAGCAGTACCGTGGTGCAGCGGTCAAGAAGGCCAGGGAGATAGCCGACCGCTACGAAGGTATACAGGATTTTTTGAAGGAGGATAAATAG
- the cfpA gene encoding cytoplasmic filament protein CfpA: MGSIDLPKSPMVFHPEKRSAVGSRNSLAQESRDQQAEVDRLLEEEVDKVINHVTSKLPKEVLERLDVMGGLKEKVYNYFNQNYQNMFNRYIVTTEDEMVKKVRNFIDREEMKVLTRYTPKEIAALLDEVGGTDRFNTGEIEKSIVNMYGHLQGHVQRGVNDLENLTNSLLRQKTDVGAFIRGENAYSVVKCAFKDNIYKPKTVSDVKLSVNILDSELISPIFHYQVTVEYLIKDLISKHIMDNIDKEIEQIKDQRIDEGLDELNDSEIIFEKMKRVENHTSDDKENPKSNRYRYFAKSLMERIEGLRAEIDPESFDQLNIRENLKEIIDIENIRNRGYNTAINSITSILDTSKMGYQYIENLKNTRELIIREYEDTDANNLPDERYQIKMKYYDNAQLIEERKAYDVMIKSLEVEVQHIWDVLDMVYEDTKFWKRISDFNDLAAIYKNKIRKKIKAKTGDPVYEDIEKSWDEISFVQPAETQVEKMNRTYIFEKDKIKNRLILMKQKLQDMYGFRYPVQRRVMEDRLQFLEREFNKFDYMINPYHIQPGLLLDVDITSIKRKKATLDGMANVLNEFLHGVSKGFQDAAFAAFSRRRSTVREDIDMHFSSSAEEEAAEAGGGMAYLDMLNTDTEPASTPESSAKPKSKAKSKGVVDAPAKKKSRRGRPRKSKSKDSGLTTI, from the coding sequence ATGGGAAGCATAGATCTACCTAAAAGTCCGATGGTGTTTCACCCGGAAAAGAGAAGCGCGGTGGGTTCACGAAACTCTCTCGCCCAGGAAAGCCGGGATCAACAGGCCGAAGTAGACCGACTTCTCGAGGAAGAAGTCGATAAGGTTATCAACCACGTAACCTCGAAACTGCCGAAAGAGGTTCTGGAACGGCTCGATGTAATGGGCGGGCTGAAGGAAAAGGTTTACAACTACTTCAACCAGAACTACCAGAATATGTTTAACCGTTATATCGTCACCACCGAAGACGAAATGGTTAAAAAGGTCAGGAATTTCATCGACCGGGAGGAGATGAAGGTTCTTACCCGCTACACGCCGAAGGAGATTGCAGCCCTCCTTGACGAAGTGGGAGGTACCGACAGGTTCAATACCGGAGAAATCGAGAAATCCATCGTCAATATGTACGGACACCTGCAGGGCCACGTCCAGCGGGGTGTCAACGACCTGGAAAACCTGACCAACTCACTGCTGCGTCAGAAGACCGATGTGGGTGCGTTCATTCGGGGTGAAAACGCTTATTCCGTTGTCAAATGTGCCTTCAAGGACAACATTTACAAACCGAAGACCGTTTCGGACGTCAAACTGTCCGTCAATATCCTCGATTCTGAACTCATCAGCCCGATTTTTCACTACCAGGTAACTGTTGAATACCTGATCAAGGATCTGATTTCCAAGCATATTATGGACAATATCGACAAGGAAATCGAGCAGATCAAGGATCAGCGTATCGATGAAGGTCTGGATGAACTGAATGATTCCGAGATCATCTTCGAAAAAATGAAGCGGGTGGAGAATCACACATCCGACGACAAGGAAAACCCCAAGTCGAACCGGTACCGCTATTTCGCGAAGAGTCTGATGGAAAGGATCGAAGGTCTTCGCGCAGAGATCGATCCCGAATCCTTTGACCAGCTGAATATCCGGGAAAACCTGAAAGAGATCATCGACATCGAGAACATACGGAACCGCGGTTACAATACTGCCATCAACTCGATTACCTCTATCCTCGATACCTCCAAGATGGGGTATCAGTATATCGAGAACCTCAAGAATACCCGGGAGCTGATCATCCGGGAGTACGAAGATACCGACGCCAACAACCTGCCCGACGAACGGTATCAGATCAAGATGAAGTATTACGACAATGCTCAGCTCATCGAAGAGCGTAAAGCCTACGATGTTATGATCAAATCCCTGGAGGTCGAGGTTCAGCACATCTGGGACGTTCTGGATATGGTCTATGAAGACACCAAATTCTGGAAACGTATCTCCGATTTCAATGATCTTGCTGCGATTTACAAGAACAAGATCCGCAAGAAAATCAAGGCGAAGACCGGCGATCCCGTCTACGAAGATATCGAAAAGAGCTGGGACGAGATCTCCTTCGTACAGCCTGCGGAGACCCAGGTTGAGAAGATGAACCGGACCTATATCTTCGAGAAGGACAAGATCAAGAACCGGCTGATCCTGATGAAGCAGAAGCTTCAGGATATGTACGGATTCCGGTATCCCGTGCAGCGTCGGGTCATGGAAGACCGTCTGCAGTTCCTGGAACGGGAATTCAACAAGTTTGACTACATGATCAACCCTTACCATATTCAGCCCGGTCTGCTGCTTGATGTTGACATCACCTCCATCAAGCGGAAGAAGGCTACCCTGGATGGCATGGCCAACGTTCTGAATGAATTCCTCCATGGTGTGTCCAAGGGATTCCAGGATGCCGCGTTTGCCGCGTTCTCCCGCAGAAGATCCACGGTACGGGAAGATATTGACATGCATTTCTCCTCTTCAGCTGAAGAAGAAGCTGCAGAAGCCGGGGGCGGTATGGCGTATCTCGATATGCTGAATACGGATACTGAGCCAGCCTCGACTCCGGAGTCTTCCGCCAAGCCCAAGAGCAAGGCCAAGTCCAAAGGTGTTGTGGACGCTCCCGCGAAGAAAAAGAGCAGGCGAGGACGCCCTCGAAAAAGTAAATCCAAAGATTCCGGACTAACCACTATCTAA